In a single window of the Deinococcus aetherius genome:
- a CDS encoding DUF885 domain-containing protein: protein MDIAERYIRLAHAIDAHMEGFVDGYGGPQEWADRTRRDPAELRADAGALLEGVAEVEDDARRAFLGVQARAMDTMTRLIAGEALPYADEVRGLYDIEPRRARVEDLEKALSALDAALPGTGSLVEREEALRSRVAIPRDDILRVAGPILAQLRDRTRERFGLPEGENFTIGLVQDRPWSGYNWPLGNLRSRIDINTDLPVLLPNLPDLLAHEGYPGHHTEHATKEARLVRERGWLEHSVQLLAAPECVVSEGIATNALRALMTRGELEGWLTGELAGVAGLDPRDVAAFLAASRAREDLEGVSGTAALMLYEDGAPEAEVLDFLRRYSPASEGRARQSLRFISQPTFRAYIFTYSVGSDLVEGVLEREGTPGFARLLQQPVTPGQLREGETTQAGAQ from the coding sequence ATGGACATCGCCGAACGTTATATCCGTCTCGCCCACGCCATCGACGCGCACATGGAAGGCTTCGTGGACGGTTACGGGGGCCCGCAGGAATGGGCCGACCGGACGCGGCGCGACCCCGCCGAACTGCGCGCCGACGCTGGGGCCCTCCTCGAAGGGGTGGCGGAGGTGGAGGACGACGCGCGCCGGGCCTTCCTGGGCGTGCAGGCGCGGGCTATGGACACCATGACGCGCCTGATCGCGGGCGAGGCGCTGCCCTACGCGGACGAGGTGCGCGGGCTGTACGACATCGAGCCGAGGCGGGCGAGGGTGGAGGACCTGGAAAAGGCCCTCTCGGCATTGGACGCCGCCCTGCCCGGCACGGGTTCCCTGGTCGAGCGAGAGGAGGCGTTGCGTTCCCGGGTGGCGATCCCCAGGGACGACATCCTGCGGGTGGCCGGGCCCATCCTGGCGCAACTCCGCGACCGGACGCGCGAACGCTTCGGCCTCCCCGAGGGCGAGAACTTCACCATCGGGCTCGTCCAGGACAGGCCGTGGTCGGGGTACAACTGGCCGCTGGGGAACCTGAGAAGCCGCATCGACATCAACACCGACCTCCCCGTCCTGCTCCCGAACCTGCCCGACCTGCTCGCCCACGAGGGCTACCCCGGCCACCACACCGAGCACGCGACGAAGGAGGCGCGGCTCGTGCGGGAGCGCGGCTGGCTGGAACACTCCGTTCAACTCCTCGCCGCCCCCGAGTGTGTCGTCAGCGAGGGCATCGCCACGAACGCCCTGCGCGCCCTGATGACCCGGGGGGAGCTAGAGGGGTGGCTGACGGGCGAACTCGCCGGGGTGGCGGGCCTCGACCCCCGGGATGTGGCCGCCTTCCTGGCCGCGAGCCGCGCCCGTGAGGACCTGGAGGGCGTCAGCGGCACCGCCGCCCTGATGCTGTACGAGGACGGGGCGCCCGAGGCCGAGGTGCTGGACTTCCTGCGGCGCTACAGCCCGGCGAGCGAGGGGCGGGCCCGCCAGAGCCTGCGCTTCATCTCGCAGCCCACCTTCCGGGCGTACATCTTCACCTACAGCGTGGGCAGCGACCTCGTCGAGGGGGTGCTGGAGCGCGAGGGCACGCCGGGCTTCGCACGGCTCCTGCAACAGCCCGTCACGCCGGGGCAACTCCGGGAGGGGGAGACTACCCAAGCCGGGGCACAATGA
- a CDS encoding phosphatase PAP2 family protein — MESFWLAVTNLGRDEVFIVALALYTWLVNPRGGRDLGVAFALSYLVNTAVKFGFDLGRPFTNDPGLASEAARRTAGGPGLPSGHAQMAATLWGGIAAQVGRRGMWILALVLIALIAYSRIALNVHYPIDVIVGLLLGAVFAALAFRGHFPQEGALRWLIPLILLALAAFLPAGTPREYGTSLGLLAGFWFVRPTFAPPRDAAGRVIVGVVGLLIVFAVFFGLGALPQAVKDIGLVRALRYALLVVVAVEGVPRLLRRWLPGT, encoded by the coding sequence ATGGAATCCTTCTGGCTGGCCGTCACGAACCTGGGGCGCGACGAGGTCTTCATCGTGGCGCTCGCGCTGTACACCTGGCTGGTGAACCCGCGCGGGGGCCGCGACCTCGGCGTCGCCTTCGCCCTCTCGTACCTCGTCAACACGGCGGTCAAGTTCGGCTTCGACCTGGGCCGCCCCTTCACGAACGACCCCGGCCTGGCGAGCGAGGCGGCGCGGCGGACGGCAGGCGGTCCCGGACTCCCCAGCGGCCACGCGCAGATGGCGGCGACCCTCTGGGGCGGGATCGCGGCGCAGGTGGGGCGGAGGGGGATGTGGATTCTCGCCCTCGTCCTGATCGCGCTGATCGCCTATTCGCGCATCGCGCTGAACGTCCACTACCCCATCGACGTGATTGTCGGCCTGCTGCTGGGGGCGGTGTTCGCGGCACTCGCCTTCCGGGGGCACTTCCCTCAGGAGGGGGCGCTGCGGTGGCTCATTCCCCTGATCCTCCTCGCGCTCGCCGCCTTCCTGCCCGCCGGGACGCCGCGCGAGTACGGCACGTCCCTGGGCCTGCTCGCCGGGTTCTGGTTCGTGCGGCCCACCTTCGCCCCCCCGCGCGACGCGGCCGGGCGGGTGATCGTCGGCGTCGTCGGCCTCCTGATCGTCTTCGCCGTGTTCTTCGGGCTGGGGGCGCTGCCGCAGGCGGTCAAGGACATCGGCCTCGTGCGGGCGCTGCGGTACGCCCTCCTGGTGGTCGTCGCGGTGGAGGGGGTGCCCAGGCTGCTGCGGCGCTGGCTGCCGGGGACGTAA
- a CDS encoding phytoene desaturase family protein, whose protein sequence is MTPFGRLDAVVVGAGPNGLAAAVTLARAGLRVRVLERHPGVGGGLSSAPLTLPGFVHDVGSAIHPLGYASPAFRDWPLHAFGLEWVWPDAPSGHVMPDGTGVVVERDLAGAAAGFGRDAGTWRALFGPLVTGWEGLLDDVLRPLPRLPRHPFTLARFGLRGVPPSTLTARLFQTPEARAAWAGLAAHVNLPLSTPGTGAAALLLGTLAHAVGWPFPRGGARSLADALASYLRFLGGEIETGVEVRSVRDIPPARAVLVDSSPGVLLGLLGDRATPTYRAWVRRYRYGPGILKLDYALSGPVPWRDPALARAGTVHLGGTLEDIAQAEASVARGEAPERPYILAAQHTLFDPTRAPAGCHTFWAYAHTPPGTPDSYAETVEAQIERAAPGFRDLILARTLTNARQLEAFSPVYRGGDVNGGRGDLWGLLARPVPTPTPYRTPAPGVYLCSSSTPPGGGIHGMPGYWAARAALSDVFGR, encoded by the coding sequence ATGACGCCTTTCGGGAGGCTGGACGCGGTGGTCGTGGGGGCCGGGCCGAACGGACTCGCGGCGGCGGTCACGCTCGCGCGGGCGGGGCTGCGGGTGCGGGTCTTGGAGCGGCACCCGGGGGTGGGCGGCGGGCTGAGCAGCGCGCCGCTCACCCTGCCGGGCTTCGTTCACGACGTGGGGAGCGCGATTCACCCGCTGGGCTACGCCTCGCCCGCCTTCCGGGACTGGCCTCTGCACGCCTTCGGGCTGGAGTGGGTGTGGCCGGACGCTCCTTCCGGCCACGTCATGCCCGACGGCACGGGCGTGGTCGTGGAGCGCGATCTAGCGGGGGCGGCGGCGGGCTTCGGGCGGGACGCGGGGACGTGGCGGGCGCTGTTCGGGCCATTGGTGACGGGGTGGGAAGGCTTGCTGGACGACGTTCTTCGCCCCCTGCCCCGCCTGCCCCGGCACCCCTTCACGCTCGCCCGCTTCGGATTGCGGGGCGTGCCCCCCTCGACGCTGACGGCGCGGCTCTTTCAAACCCCGGAGGCGCGGGCGGCGTGGGCGGGGTTGGCGGCACACGTCAATCTCCCGCTCTCGACTCCGGGCACCGGGGCGGCGGCCCTGCTCCTCGGCACGCTCGCGCACGCGGTCGGGTGGCCGTTCCCACGCGGGGGCGCGCGGAGTCTCGCGGACGCTCTGGCCTCTTATCTCCGCTTCCTGGGGGGCGAGATCGAGACGGGGGTGGAGGTGCGCTCGGTGCGCGACATACCGCCCGCCCGCGCCGTCCTGGTGGACTCCAGCCCCGGCGTGCTGCTCGGACTGCTGGGGGACCGGGCTACGCCGACCTACCGCGCCTGGGTGCGCCGTTACCGCTACGGGCCCGGCATCCTGAAACTCGACTACGCCCTGAGCGGCCCTGTCCCCTGGCGTGATCCGGCGCTGGCGCGGGCGGGCACCGTGCATCTGGGCGGCACGCTGGAGGACATCGCCCAGGCCGAGGCGAGCGTGGCGCGGGGCGAGGCACCGGAACGGCCCTACATTCTCGCCGCGCAGCACACCCTGTTCGACCCCACCCGGGCGCCCGCCGGGTGTCACACCTTCTGGGCCTACGCGCACACGCCGCCGGGCACGCCCGACAGCTACGCGGAGACGGTCGAGGCGCAGATCGAGCGGGCGGCGCCGGGGTTCCGGGACCTGATCCTGGCCCGGACGTTGACCAACGCGCGGCAACTGGAGGCCTTCAGCCCAGTCTACCGGGGCGGCGACGTGAACGGCGGGCGGGGGGACCTGTGGGGGTTGCTCGCCCGGCCCGTGCCTACCCCGACCCCCTACCGCACGCCCGCGCCCGGGGTGTACCTGTGCAGCAGTTCCACGCCCCCGGGCGGCGGCATCCACGGCATGCCCGGGTACTGGGCGGCGCGGGCGGCGCTTTCGGACGTGTTCGGGCGGTAG
- the miaB gene encoding tRNA (N6-isopentenyl adenosine(37)-C2)-methylthiotransferase MiaB — protein sequence MKAHLITYGCQMNEYDTHLVESQLVSFGADLVGSIDEADFVLVNTCAVRGKPVDKVRSLLGDLRRQKAQRPLVVGMMGCLAQLEEGQQIARKFEVDILLGPGSLLDIGKALESNERFWGLQFKDELHDHIPPPPAGKLQAHLTIMRGCDHHCTYCIVPTTRGPQVSRHPDSILRELDMQLAAGVQEVTLLGQNVNAYGVDQGARLAGYPSFADLLRLVGRSGVRRIKFTTSHPMNFTEDVAAAMAETPAVCEFVHLPVQSGSSRVLRRMAREYTREKYLGHIAEIKRHLPNVVLATDIIVGFPGETEEDFQETLSLYDEVGYDSAYMFIYSARPGTPSYRHFQDLPREVKTERLQRLIVKQKEWSARKNALRVGTLQEVLLRGDAHDSGFLEGHTRGNHPTVVPKAIGVTGAGIHHVRIEHATPHMLYGRLVDAQGRELPELPRLSPEAAGLSSPLQMV from the coding sequence ATGAAGGCACACCTGATCACCTACGGGTGTCAGATGAACGAATACGACACGCACCTCGTCGAGTCGCAGCTTGTGAGCTTCGGCGCCGATCTCGTCGGCAGCATCGACGAGGCCGATTTCGTCCTCGTCAACACCTGCGCGGTGCGTGGCAAGCCGGTGGACAAGGTGAGAAGCCTCCTCGGCGACCTGCGGAGGCAGAAGGCACAAAGGCCGCTCGTCGTCGGAATGATGGGGTGTCTCGCGCAGCTCGAAGAAGGCCAGCAGATCGCCCGCAAGTTCGAGGTGGACATTCTTCTCGGGCCAGGCAGCCTCCTCGACATCGGGAAGGCGCTGGAGAGCAATGAACGCTTCTGGGGCCTCCAGTTCAAGGATGAACTGCACGACCACATCCCCCCGCCGCCCGCCGGGAAGCTGCAGGCGCACCTCACGATCATGCGCGGCTGCGACCACCACTGCACCTACTGCATCGTGCCCACCACACGCGGGCCGCAGGTCAGCCGCCACCCCGACTCGATCCTGCGTGAACTCGACATGCAGCTTGCCGCCGGGGTGCAGGAGGTCACGCTGCTCGGGCAGAACGTGAACGCCTACGGGGTGGACCAGGGGGCGCGGCTGGCCGGGTATCCCAGTTTTGCCGACCTGCTGCGGCTGGTGGGCCGGAGCGGCGTGCGCCGGATCAAGTTCACGACGAGCCACCCCATGAACTTCACCGAGGACGTGGCCGCCGCGATGGCCGAGACGCCCGCCGTGTGCGAGTTCGTCCACCTGCCGGTGCAGAGCGGCTCCAGCCGGGTGCTGCGCCGTATGGCCCGCGAGTACACCCGCGAGAAGTACCTGGGGCACATCGCGGAGATCAAGCGGCACCTGCCGAACGTGGTCCTGGCGACCGACATCATCGTGGGCTTCCCCGGCGAGACGGAGGAGGATTTTCAGGAGACGCTGAGCCTCTACGACGAGGTCGGGTACGACAGCGCGTACATGTTCATCTACTCCGCGCGCCCCGGCACCCCGAGTTACAGGCACTTCCAGGATTTGCCCCGCGAGGTGAAGACCGAACGCCTGCAACGCCTGATCGTGAAGCAGAAGGAGTGGAGCGCCCGCAAGAACGCTTTGAGGGTGGGCACCCTCCAGGAGGTGCTGCTGCGCGGCGACGCCCACGACTCCGGCTTCCTGGAGGGCCACACGCGGGGCAACCACCCCACCGTGGTACCCAAGGCCATCGGCGTGACGGGTGCGGGCATTCACCACGTCCGCATCGAGCACGCCACGCCGCACATGCTCTATGGCAGGCTGGTGGACGCGCAGGGCCGCGAGCTGCCCGAGCTGCCGCGCCTGAGCCCGGAGGCGGCGGGGCTGAGCAGCCCGCTCCAGATGGTGTAA
- a CDS encoding ABC transporter ATP-binding protein encodes MTVQTPEVLHEVRHNSEYALELRGITKRFPLVLANDDISMAVRWGSVHALCGENGAGKSTLMKIVYGAQPPTSGEIVVDGEVVNFTDPSQAIARGIGMVFQHFMLVDTLSVTENVILGAEPTAGTSIDYGRARRRVAELIKQFNFDLRPDALVGDLPVGLQQKVEILKTLYRGARILILDEPTAVLTPSETDELFDFLKNQYAASGNAVIFISHKLHEVLHISDTISVIRDGKMIGTIPAQGATTETLARMMVGREVSLKVQKAPARPGQVALDVRGVTVKGPHGNAVDNVSFQVRAGEIVGIAGVEGNGQSELVEAITGLTPVSSGEITYLGKPARGVREVEESGVSHIPEDRNERGLVLDMTTAENYILGEHDRPPFAGPLGFLNLDVINETARELSERYDVRPRSASLQVGRYSGGNAQKLIVAREMRKGPKILVASQPTRGVDIGAIEFIHARIVEARDQGLAVLLISADLGEVMNLADRILVMYEGRVVGEVDAATATETQLGLLMTGSGNTGGRSGAVSETQETGER; translated from the coding sequence ATGACCGTCCAGACTCCTGAGGTGCTTCACGAGGTGCGGCACAATTCCGAGTACGCGCTGGAGTTGCGCGGCATCACCAAACGCTTTCCCCTGGTCCTCGCCAACGACGACATCAGCATGGCGGTGAGGTGGGGCTCTGTGCACGCCCTGTGCGGCGAGAACGGCGCGGGCAAGAGCACCCTGATGAAGATCGTCTACGGCGCCCAGCCCCCCACCTCGGGCGAGATCGTCGTGGACGGCGAGGTGGTGAACTTCACCGACCCCTCCCAGGCCATCGCGCGCGGCATCGGCATGGTCTTCCAGCACTTCATGCTGGTGGACACCCTCAGCGTCACCGAGAACGTGATCCTGGGGGCTGAACCGACGGCTGGCACCTCCATCGACTACGGGCGGGCGCGGCGGCGGGTCGCCGAACTCATCAAGCAGTTCAACTTCGACCTGCGGCCCGACGCCCTCGTCGGCGACCTCCCCGTCGGCCTCCAGCAGAAGGTCGAGATCCTCAAGACGCTCTACCGGGGGGCGCGCATCCTGATCCTCGACGAGCCCACCGCCGTCCTCACGCCCAGCGAGACGGACGAGCTGTTCGACTTCCTGAAAAACCAGTACGCGGCGAGCGGCAACGCCGTCATCTTCATCAGCCACAAGCTCCACGAGGTGCTGCACATCAGCGACACCATCAGCGTGATCCGCGACGGCAAGATGATCGGCACCATCCCCGCGCAGGGCGCGACCACCGAGACCCTCGCCCGCATGATGGTGGGCCGCGAGGTGAGCCTCAAGGTGCAGAAAGCACCCGCCCGGCCGGGTCAGGTCGCCCTCGACGTGCGCGGTGTGACCGTGAAGGGCCCGCACGGCAACGCGGTGGACAACGTCTCCTTCCAGGTGCGGGCGGGCGAGATCGTGGGCATCGCGGGGGTGGAGGGCAACGGCCAGAGCGAACTCGTGGAGGCGATCACGGGGCTCACGCCGGTCAGTTCCGGGGAGATCACCTACCTCGGCAAGCCCGCGCGGGGGGTGCGCGAGGTCGAGGAGAGCGGCGTGTCGCACATCCCGGAAGACCGAAACGAGCGCGGGCTGGTGCTCGACATGACGACCGCCGAGAATTACATCCTGGGCGAGCACGACCGCCCCCCTTTCGCCGGGCCGCTGGGCTTTCTCAACCTCGACGTGATCAACGAGACCGCCCGCGAACTCAGCGAGCGGTACGACGTGCGCCCGCGCAGCGCCAGCCTCCAGGTAGGACGCTACAGCGGCGGCAACGCGCAGAAGCTCATCGTCGCCCGCGAGATGCGCAAGGGGCCCAAGATTCTGGTCGCCTCGCAGCCCACACGCGGGGTGGACATCGGCGCCATCGAGTTCATCCACGCCCGCATCGTCGAGGCGCGCGACCAGGGCCTCGCCGTCCTCCTGATCAGCGCCGACCTGGGGGAAGTCATGAACCTCGCCGACCGCATCCTCGTGATGTACGAGGGCCGGGTCGTGGGCGAGGTGGACGCCGCCACCGCTACAGAAACGCAACTCGGCCTGCTGATGACGGGCAGCGGGAACACCGGCGGGCGCAGCGGCGCGGTGAGCGAGACGCAGGAGACGGGCGAACGCTGA
- a CDS encoding amidase has product MTLPDFPDPQRAWAYRPTSPLSGDSGEPLAGLSFSVKDLYGVAGWPLRASTHAPVPDPGESVLVRRLLDLGASAVGKTHLHEIALGITGMNGFGGTTHPFDPERVPGGSSSGAAVSVALGQVDFALGTDTGGSIRVPAAWCGVAGYKATKDHPAWSTEGVLPLSWTCDHAGPLARDVGTIVRVHEALTGREIAPQDWAGVRVGVWLPEGWVDDAVWGAVREFASGLERLGATPEEADFPEVLDAYSPIVLSEAARVHSKALEQDDPGFTPFTLGLLRQGQALTEVEVEAAHERRAVYRAQLDALLTRCDVLLAPAVPTSPPLIGQDDVDLREGRAPLRRAVLRLTAPFSLLGAPTASLPSRVPFAGVQLVGRHGEDDRLLGLALTLEG; this is encoded by the coding sequence GTGACCCTCCCCGACTTTCCCGATCCTCAGCGTGCCTGGGCCTATCGCCCGACCTCTCCCCTGTCCGGCGACTCAGGGGAGCCGCTCGCGGGGCTCAGCTTCAGCGTCAAGGACCTGTACGGGGTGGCGGGGTGGCCGCTGAGGGCGAGCACGCACGCCCCCGTCCCCGATCCCGGCGAGAGCGTGCTCGTGCGGCGGCTCCTCGACCTGGGCGCCTCGGCGGTCGGCAAGACGCACCTGCACGAGATCGCCCTGGGAATCACGGGCATGAACGGTTTCGGGGGGACGACGCACCCCTTCGACCCGGAGCGGGTGCCGGGGGGCAGCAGCAGCGGCGCGGCGGTGAGCGTGGCGCTCGGGCAGGTCGATTTCGCGCTGGGAACCGACACGGGCGGCTCCATCCGCGTTCCGGCGGCGTGGTGCGGGGTGGCCGGGTACAAGGCGACGAAGGACCACCCGGCGTGGAGCACCGAGGGTGTGCTGCCGCTCTCGTGGACATGCGACCACGCCGGGCCGCTTGCCCGGGACGTGGGGACCATCGTGCGCGTCCACGAGGCGCTGACGGGGCGGGAGATCGCGCCCCAGGACTGGGCGGGCGTGAGGGTAGGGGTGTGGCTGCCGGAGGGCTGGGTGGACGACGCGGTGTGGGGGGCGGTTCGGGAGTTCGCCTCGGGCCTGGAGCGACTGGGCGCGACGCCTGAGGAGGCGGACTTCCCCGAAGTCCTCGACGCCTATTCCCCCATCGTGCTGAGCGAGGCGGCGCGGGTCCACAGCAAGGCCCTGGAACAGGACGATCCCGGCTTCACCCCCTTCACCCTCGGCCTGCTGCGGCAGGGACAGGCGCTCACCGAGGTGGAGGTGGAGGCGGCCCACGAGCGTCGTGCCGTGTACCGGGCCCAGTTGGACGCCCTCCTTACCCGCTGCGACGTGCTCCTTGCGCCCGCCGTGCCCACCTCGCCCCCCCTCATCGGGCAGGACGACGTGGACCTCCGGGAGGGCCGCGCCCCCCTGCGCCGCGCCGTATTGCGCCTGACCGCGCCCTTCAGCCTGCTGGGCGCCCCTACCGCCTCGCTGCCGAGCCGCGTGCCCTTCGCGGGCGTGCAGCTCGTCGGGCGCCACGGGGAGGACGACCGCCTGCTGGGCTTGGCGCTGACCCTGGAGGGCTAG